One segment of Macrotis lagotis isolate mMagLag1 chromosome 1, bilby.v1.9.chrom.fasta, whole genome shotgun sequence DNA contains the following:
- the GINS1 gene encoding DNA replication complex GINS protein PSF1 isoform X2 yields MFCEKAIELIRELHRAPDGQLPAFNDDGIRQVLEEMKALYEQNQSDVNETKSDGRSDLIPTIKFRHSSLLRNRRCIVAYLYDRLLRIRALRWEYGSVLPNALRFHMSAEEIEWFNRYKKSLATYMRCLGGDEGLDITQDMKPPKSLYIEVRCLKDYGEFEVDDGTSVLLKKNSQVFARQMGLKWLAQSHTARL; encoded by the exons ATGTTCTGCGAGAAAGCCATCGAGCTCATCCGCGAGCTTCACCGCGCCCCCGACGGGCAGCTGCCGGCCTTCAAC gatGATGGAATCAGGCAAGTtctggaagaaatgaaagcttTGTATGAACAGAACCAGTCCGATGT AAATGAAACTAAGTCAGATGGACGAAGTGACTTAATTCCGACAATCAAATTTCGACATAGTTCTTTGCTGAGAAATCGACGTTGCATAGTTGCATATTT GTATGATCGATTGCTTCGGATTAGAGCTCTCAGGTGGGAATATGGCAGTGTTTTGCCAAATGCACTGAGATTTCACATGTCAGCTGAAGAA ATAGAATGGTTCAATCGCTATAAAAAGTCTCTTGCTACATACATGAGATGTTTGGGTGGAGATGAAGGATTAGATATTACACAAGATATGAAACCCCCTAAAAGCCTGTACATTGAg GTACGGTGTCTAAAAGACTATGGAGAATTTGAAGTTGATGATGGGACTTcagttttattgaaaaaaaacagCCAG
- the GINS1 gene encoding DNA replication complex GINS protein PSF1 isoform X3 yields the protein MFCEKAIELIRELHRAPDGQLPAFNDDGIRQVLEEMKALYEQNQSDVNETKSDGRSDLIPTIKFRHSSLLRNRRCIVAYLYDRLLRIRALRWEYGSVLPNALRFHMSAEEIEWFNRYKKSLATYMRCLGGDEGLDITQDMKPPKSLYIEVRCLKDYGEFEVDDGTSVLLKKNSQTVSTRKERSQHF from the exons ATGTTCTGCGAGAAAGCCATCGAGCTCATCCGCGAGCTTCACCGCGCCCCCGACGGGCAGCTGCCGGCCTTCAAC gatGATGGAATCAGGCAAGTtctggaagaaatgaaagcttTGTATGAACAGAACCAGTCCGATGT AAATGAAACTAAGTCAGATGGACGAAGTGACTTAATTCCGACAATCAAATTTCGACATAGTTCTTTGCTGAGAAATCGACGTTGCATAGTTGCATATTT GTATGATCGATTGCTTCGGATTAGAGCTCTCAGGTGGGAATATGGCAGTGTTTTGCCAAATGCACTGAGATTTCACATGTCAGCTGAAGAA ATAGAATGGTTCAATCGCTATAAAAAGTCTCTTGCTACATACATGAGATGTTTGGGTGGAGATGAAGGATTAGATATTACACAAGATATGAAACCCCCTAAAAGCCTGTACATTGAg GTACGGTGTCTAAAAGACTATGGAGAATTTGAAGTTGATGATGGGACTTcagttttattgaaaaaaaacagCCAG
- the GINS1 gene encoding DNA replication complex GINS protein PSF1 isoform X1 produces MFCEKAIELIRELHRAPDGQLPAFNDDGIRQVLEEMKALYEQNQSDVNETKSDGRSDLIPTIKFRHSSLLRNRRCIVAYLYDRLLRIRALRWEYGSVLPNALRFHMSAEEIEWFNRYKKSLATYMRCLGGDEGLDITQDMKPPKSLYIEVRCLKDYGEFEVDDGTSVLLKKNSQHFLPRWKCEQLIRQGVLEHVLS; encoded by the exons ATGTTCTGCGAGAAAGCCATCGAGCTCATCCGCGAGCTTCACCGCGCCCCCGACGGGCAGCTGCCGGCCTTCAAC gatGATGGAATCAGGCAAGTtctggaagaaatgaaagcttTGTATGAACAGAACCAGTCCGATGT AAATGAAACTAAGTCAGATGGACGAAGTGACTTAATTCCGACAATCAAATTTCGACATAGTTCTTTGCTGAGAAATCGACGTTGCATAGTTGCATATTT GTATGATCGATTGCTTCGGATTAGAGCTCTCAGGTGGGAATATGGCAGTGTTTTGCCAAATGCACTGAGATTTCACATGTCAGCTGAAGAA ATAGAATGGTTCAATCGCTATAAAAAGTCTCTTGCTACATACATGAGATGTTTGGGTGGAGATGAAGGATTAGATATTACACAAGATATGAAACCCCCTAAAAGCCTGTACATTGAg GTACGGTGTCTAAAAGACTATGGAGAATTTGAAGTTGATGATGGGACTTcagttttattgaaaaaaaacagCCAG cATTTTTTGCCTAGATGGAAATGTGAACAATTAATCAGACAAGGAGTCCTAGAACATGTTCTATCTTAA